One genomic segment of Desulfobacterales bacterium includes these proteins:
- the hflK gene encoding FtsH protease activity modulator HflK: MTWDWEKLQQRQKERSSGDGSGGGGPKPPQMDEVLDKLKNYKFSGGWIIVILVLLLLFFGSSMVYTVDVNEVGVVQRFGKYTRTTQSGLHFKLPAGIEKVTKVKTKRIYKEGFGVEESKVTDTRTTYSVGQETIDVSLMLTGDLNVGVVPWIVQYRIKDAYNYLFKVRDVKGIIRDMSEATMRLVVGDRSINEVISSREEIANAAEIRLQDALDQAETGVDVVTVELGDTNVPGPVQDSFNEVNQAYQEKEQMIYEARQEYNRVIPKARGEAEATIEAAKGYAKKRINRAEGDAARFMAQYKEYAKAKDVTRRRLYLESIKSVLPNLGEIYIIDSEQKNVLPLLNLKNAWGVKNEN; the protein is encoded by the coding sequence ATGACATGGGATTGGGAAAAATTACAGCAGCGTCAGAAGGAACGCAGTTCCGGCGACGGCAGCGGCGGAGGCGGCCCAAAACCGCCGCAAATGGATGAAGTGCTGGACAAATTGAAAAACTACAAGTTCTCGGGCGGCTGGATCATTGTGATCCTTGTCCTTCTGCTTCTGTTTTTCGGCTCTTCAATGGTCTATACCGTGGATGTCAATGAAGTGGGCGTGGTCCAGCGGTTTGGCAAGTACACCCGCACCACGCAGTCCGGCCTGCATTTTAAGCTGCCCGCGGGCATTGAAAAGGTAACCAAGGTAAAGACCAAGCGGATTTACAAGGAAGGCTTCGGCGTTGAGGAAAGCAAGGTGACCGATACCCGGACCACCTACTCCGTGGGCCAGGAGACCATTGATGTGTCCCTGATGCTGACCGGCGATTTAAACGTCGGGGTGGTGCCCTGGATTGTGCAATACCGGATTAAGGATGCGTATAATTATTTGTTCAAGGTTCGGGATGTAAAGGGTATCATCCGGGATATGTCAGAGGCCACCATGCGCTTGGTGGTGGGGGATCGCAGCATCAACGAGGTCATCTCCAGCCGCGAGGAGATCGCCAATGCCGCGGAAATCAGGCTGCAGGACGCACTGGATCAGGCGGAAACCGGGGTTGACGTTGTGACCGTTGAGTTGGGCGATACCAATGTGCCGGGGCCGGTTCAGGATTCGTTCAACGAGGTCAACCAGGCATACCAGGAAAAAGAGCAGATGATCTACGAGGCCCGGCAGGAATACAACCGGGTGATTCCCAAGGCCCGCGGGGAGGCGGAGGCAACCATCGAGGCCGCCAAGGGGTATGCCAAGAAACGCATCAACCGGGCCGAGGGTGATGCCGCACGGTTTATGGCCCAGTACAAGGAGTATGCAAAGGCAAAGGATGTGACCCGGCGCCGCTTGTATCTGGAGAGCATCAAATCCGTTTTGCCGAATCTCGGCGAAATTTATATCATCGATTCAGAGCAGAAAAACGTTCTGCCGCTGCTTAACCTGAAAAATGCATGGGGCGTAAAAAATGAAAATTAG
- a CDS encoding sigma-54 dependent transcriptional regulator, with the protein MTDDESLNYIRHLNVLVVDDEINMRRTMIYCLEEEGHTAIAVGNQDDALAEARRCAFDLTFVDLRLGKENGMELIETLQRESPWTKIVVITAYASVETAVEAMKKGVTDYIPKPFTPDQVRLQTAKIGQIRAMERELTELKDDVGRLDPEASFSSNNPIMQRTIETARKAADSEAIILIRGESGTGKSVMAKAIHQWSPRAEKSMGTVSCPAMPSELLESELFGHVKGAFTGAVRDNPGRIAACSGGTLFLDEIGDLPPELQVKLLRFIQERTYERLGDPKPRKADVRIIAATNVDLDQRVADGRFREDLYYRLNVITITVPPLRERPEDIRPMAENFLKFLSLNNHKQFSGFTDSAIEALQAHDWPGNLRELRNAIERAVILGHKETIDASELPEHLNQRDPEPCIGDPVPLSKIEEFHIRRIIAMTHSLQEAADILDIDPATLWRRRKAYDI; encoded by the coding sequence ATGACAGATGATGAAAGCCTCAATTACATACGGCACTTAAATGTCCTGGTGGTGGATGATGAAATCAACATGCGGCGAACTATGATTTACTGCCTTGAAGAGGAGGGCCATACCGCCATCGCGGTGGGCAATCAGGATGATGCGCTGGCCGAGGCAAGGCGGTGTGCCTTTGACCTGACTTTTGTGGATTTGCGGCTAGGCAAAGAAAACGGCATGGAATTGATTGAGACGCTCCAAAGAGAATCGCCATGGACAAAGATCGTGGTCATCACAGCTTATGCTTCTGTTGAAACGGCTGTGGAAGCCATGAAAAAGGGCGTGACAGATTATATCCCCAAGCCCTTTACCCCGGACCAGGTGCGCCTGCAGACGGCAAAAATCGGCCAGATTCGTGCCATGGAGCGCGAACTAACCGAACTAAAGGATGATGTGGGACGCCTTGACCCGGAAGCCAGTTTCAGCAGCAACAATCCCATCATGCAGCGCACCATTGAAACAGCTCGCAAAGCGGCTGATTCCGAGGCGATCATCTTGATCCGGGGCGAGTCCGGCACCGGCAAGTCAGTAATGGCCAAGGCGATCCACCAATGGAGCCCGCGGGCTGAAAAATCCATGGGGACCGTATCCTGCCCGGCAATGCCTTCAGAATTATTGGAAAGCGAATTGTTTGGCCATGTGAAGGGCGCGTTTACCGGTGCTGTCCGGGATAATCCCGGTCGAATCGCAGCTTGTTCGGGCGGCACGCTCTTTCTTGATGAAATCGGTGATCTCCCCCCTGAACTGCAGGTCAAACTGCTCCGATTTATCCAGGAACGTACTTACGAGCGCCTGGGGGATCCTAAGCCTCGCAAAGCGGATGTCCGCATTATTGCTGCGACCAATGTGGACCTCGATCAACGAGTAGCTGACGGCCGGTTTCGGGAGGATCTCTATTACCGGTTAAACGTTATCACAATTACCGTGCCGCCGCTTAGGGAGCGGCCTGAAGACATTCGCCCCATGGCCGAGAATTTTCTAAAATTTTTATCCCTTAACAATCACAAACAGTTTTCCGGATTTACGGACAGCGCGATTGAAGCCCTTCAGGCGCATGACTGGCCGGGCAATCTCAGGGAGCTGCGCAATGCGATTGAACGTGCTGTAATCTTAGGGCACAAGGAAACGATTGATGCGAGTGAACTACCGGAACATTTAAATCAGCGAGACCCTGAGCCCTGCATTGGCGATCCGGTTCCTTTGTCAAAGATTGAAGAATTTCATATCCGCCGTATTATTGCCATGACCCATTCGCTCCAGGAAGCAGCTGACATCCTTGACATTGATCCGGCAACACTATGGCGGCGGCGCAAAGCTTACGATATCTGA
- the groES gene encoding co-chaperone GroES produces the protein MKIRPLQDRILVRRVEEESKTKGGIIIPDSAKEKPAEGVVVAVGEGKRTEDGKRMTPDIKAGDRVLFAKYAGTEVKIDDEEHLVMREDDILGIIE, from the coding sequence ATGAAAATCAGACCATTGCAGGATCGGATTTTGGTAAGACGGGTTGAAGAGGAGTCCAAGACTAAAGGCGGCATCATCATTCCCGACAGTGCCAAAGAAAAACCGGCTGAAGGCGTCGTTGTGGCGGTGGGTGAAGGCAAGCGCACCGAGGACGGCAAACGGATGACCCCTGACATCAAGGCCGGCGACCGGGTATTGTTTGCCAAATACGCCGGGACCGAGGTCAAGATTGATGATGAGGAACATCTGGTCATGCGCGAGGATGATATTTTAGGAATTATTGAATAA
- a CDS encoding FmdB family zinc ribbon protein — translation MPIYEYECSECGRYHEAMQKMSDVPLSECPHCSGRLHKLISHSTFHLKGSGWYATDYANRNSGSSDTSSNKPDQKSDNSAPVSDSGSSSAGE, via the coding sequence ATGCCGATTTATGAGTACGAATGTTCCGAATGCGGCCGGTATCACGAAGCGATGCAGAAAATGAGTGATGTGCCGCTGTCTGAGTGCCCCCATTGTTCGGGCAGGCTTCACAAACTGATTTCACACAGTACATTTCATCTTAAGGGAAGCGGATGGTACGCAACGGATTATGCAAACCGAAACTCCGGTTCATCAGACACATCATCCAATAAGCCGGATCAAAAATCCGATAATTCAGCACCCGTATCGGACAGCGGTTCCTCTTCCGCAGGCGAATGA
- a CDS encoding methyltransferase codes for MPDATDDTLLHGGLDIAQPETGYRFSIDALILAHHVTPAASEQMADIGTGCGIIALLLARRFPDALVWGVEVQPDLARLAEFNAKANHLAGRVRIIHKDIRKITLSDTGPVEIVTCNPPHIPVSSGRLNPNDQAAVARHEILMTVSDLAAAAHRLLSPKGRLFTIYPAGRLTELLIQMRNAGLEPKQVRTVHFKPDAPARRIILQAVKDGQPGLEMPPPLFIHDSEGACTPEALSIMNPGTSGRNPSPKS; via the coding sequence ATGCCGGACGCAACTGATGATACACTTTTACACGGCGGACTGGACATCGCTCAGCCCGAGACCGGCTACCGGTTTTCAATTGACGCTCTAATACTGGCCCACCATGTTACTCCGGCGGCATCCGAACAGATGGCTGATATCGGCACCGGCTGCGGAATCATTGCGCTGCTGCTTGCCCGCCGGTTTCCGGATGCGCTAGTTTGGGGCGTTGAAGTTCAACCAGACCTCGCCCGCCTCGCCGAATTTAATGCAAAAGCCAATCATCTGGCCGGCCGCGTAAGAATTATTCATAAAGACATCCGAAAGATAACCCTTTCAGATACGGGACCTGTCGAAATCGTCACCTGCAACCCGCCGCATATCCCGGTATCTTCCGGCCGCTTAAATCCTAACGATCAAGCCGCTGTTGCCCGGCATGAAATCCTGATGACGGTCTCCGATCTGGCAGCGGCGGCACACCGGCTGCTAAGCCCCAAAGGCCGGCTATTTACCATTTATCCCGCCGGCCGGCTGACTGAACTCCTTATTCAAATGCGAAACGCGGGCCTCGAACCCAAACAGGTTCGCACGGTGCATTTTAAGCCTGATGCCCCTGCCCGGCGCATTATCCTTCAGGCGGTAAAAGATGGGCAGCCGGGGCTGGAAATGCCCCCGCCCCTTTTTATCCATGATTCAGAGGGAGCCTGCACACCGGAGGCATTAAGCATTATGAATCCCGGCACCAGCGGCCGTAATCCAAGCCCGAAATCCTGA
- a CDS encoding DUF721 domain-containing protein has translation MTSKKRGASDFTHIREILESILPRYQRESDTVIERIRRIWNDILPAEMAEHAQPATLKNDVLMVHVTSSTLTHQLRFMTEEIKQHLNAAENSSQINTIKFKVGKI, from the coding sequence ATGACATCCAAGAAACGGGGAGCTTCAGATTTCACCCATATTCGGGAGATTCTCGAGTCCATCCTTCCGAGGTACCAGCGGGAGTCAGATACCGTCATTGAAAGAATCCGCAGAATCTGGAATGACATACTGCCGGCGGAAATGGCCGAGCATGCCCAGCCGGCCACACTTAAAAATGATGTCCTGATGGTGCATGTCACCAGCTCCACCCTGACCCATCAGCTCCGATTCATGACCGAAGAGATTAAGCAGCACCTGAATGCGGCTGAAAATTCATCTCAGATTAATACCATTAAGTTCAAGGTCGGCAAAATTTAA
- a CDS encoding zf-TFIIB domain-containing protein yields the protein MKCPVCKDVSLVMTDRQGVEIDYCPECRGVWLDRGELDKIIERTNPDVPNEVPRHKDRGSKHYSDDSPMHGTHKKKKKGGLLKELFDF from the coding sequence ATGAAATGCCCTGTTTGTAAAGATGTTAGCCTTGTAATGACAGACCGCCAGGGGGTAGAAATTGATTACTGTCCAGAATGCAGAGGCGTTTGGTTAGACCGCGGGGAACTCGATAAAATCATTGAGCGCACCAATCCAGATGTGCCCAATGAGGTACCCAGGCATAAAGATCGAGGATCAAAGCATTATTCGGATGATTCGCCAATGCATGGAACTCATAAGAAAAAAAAGAAAGGAGGGCTTTTGAAAGAATTATTCGATTTCTAG
- the hflC gene encoding protease modulator HflC, with translation MKIRYIVLIAIVAIAGVAFYSSAYVVDETEQVVITQFGKVVAEPKTEPGLYFKVPFIQQPNYFLKNIQAWDGNPGQIPTKDKTYLWVDAFARWRITDPVAFFRTVTDRFSAMQRLDDIINPAVRNAVTSHELIETVRTSNRSMTTLEGKDEAQRETIKTGREQLNNMILAASQPKLDRFGIELIDVKMKRVNYVKSVRDSVYGRMIAERQQMAEKIRSEGQGEAQRIMGQKERDLLEIQSGAYRTAEEIKGEADAKATKVYADAYSVDPEYYSFTQSLDVYTESLDKTSNLVLSTDSELLKYLKGFSGEAASN, from the coding sequence ATGAAAATTAGATATATTGTATTGATTGCGATTGTGGCCATTGCGGGGGTGGCATTCTATTCTTCCGCCTATGTGGTCGACGAGACGGAGCAGGTGGTGATCACCCAGTTCGGAAAAGTGGTGGCTGAGCCCAAAACCGAGCCGGGCCTTTACTTCAAGGTGCCGTTTATCCAGCAGCCCAACTATTTTCTCAAAAATATTCAGGCCTGGGACGGCAATCCCGGCCAGATCCCGACCAAGGACAAGACCTATCTATGGGTGGATGCGTTTGCCCGCTGGCGGATTACAGATCCGGTGGCTTTTTTCAGAACCGTTACCGATCGGTTTTCCGCGATGCAGCGGTTGGATGACATCATTAATCCGGCGGTTCGAAATGCCGTGACCTCGCATGAGCTTATTGAAACCGTACGCACCAGCAACCGGTCCATGACCACGCTGGAGGGAAAGGATGAGGCCCAGAGAGAGACCATTAAAACCGGCCGGGAGCAGTTAAACAACATGATTCTGGCGGCTTCACAGCCGAAGCTGGACCGGTTCGGCATTGAATTGATTGATGTGAAAATGAAGCGGGTTAACTATGTGAAATCCGTGCGGGACTCGGTATACGGCCGGATGATTGCCGAGCGCCAGCAGATGGCGGAAAAGATCCGCTCCGAAGGCCAGGGCGAGGCTCAGCGGATCATGGGGCAGAAGGAGCGGGATCTCCTTGAAATTCAGTCCGGGGCCTACCGGACGGCAGAAGAAATAAAAGGGGAGGCCGATGCCAAAGCCACGAAGGTTTATGCGGATGCCTACAGCGTGGATCCCGAGTATTATTCATTTACCCAGTCTCTGGATGTCTACACGGAGTCGCTGGATAAAACCAGTAACCTGGTGCTGTCCACGGATTCGGAATTGCTGAAGTACCTTAAAGGGTTCTCCGGCGAGGCGGCGTCCAATTAG
- a CDS encoding glycosyltransferase — MKADLHVHSKYSHRPSAWILRKIGGAESYTEPAAVYRYLKQIGMDRVTLTDHDTIEGCLEIAHLEDVFISEEVTTYFPEDRCKLHVLTYDITEVQHDEICRIRDSVFDLVAYLNQERILHAVAHPMYAVNDRLQVAHFEKMLLLFKHFELNGARDAVLNQIINRILGNLTKSRIEELSEKHDLAPAVDRPWEKGLTSGSDDHSGLYPGTAYTEVPDAETLDAFMAGIKNRRSHLNVPGATPQSLAHNIYSIIYQFYKTHFQIQNRLPDKNVLQLYNNLLLPAFQKEAACEPAPEQSRTKNGTFDFSNPFSTFLPHQIMEKSAGLISEEPILAQCLKSSPDGEPQKDAAWFRYAQKTTDAIIRDFADEILFKLLEADIFYLLNTISTTASLYAILSPFFIAYSIFSRDRQFSHRCFSAISGEPGDPGKEEQKIALFTDTFNEINGVAAVIKTQVKAAQITGKPMTLITCDESQDGAAHRAAFSPIGQFQLPEYPEIKLFYPPVLEIVDYCYRAGFTHIHAETPGPVGLAALAAARILNLPFHGTYHTSLPQTLRMVTGDSQVEELVWKYILWFYGQMERIYVPSAATAEELAERGIGRQKLIVHQWGVDTTFFHPARKNGFMDQQYGVPADTLKLLYVGRVSKEKNLELLPQIMRQIAAMRNDIRLIVVGDGPYLKEMKTQLAEMPVIFTGYLTGDALAQAYASSDVFIMPSTTDTLGNVVLEAQASGLPVLVTDRGGPKENLLPGKTGYIVPADSVDGFVERILHMAENPEHLQKLKESARQYMEQRSFENCFLRFWKRE; from the coding sequence TTGAAAGCAGACCTCCACGTTCATTCGAAATACTCGCACCGGCCATCCGCCTGGATTCTTCGAAAAATCGGCGGGGCGGAGAGCTATACCGAGCCGGCAGCGGTCTACCGGTATCTAAAACAAATCGGCATGGACCGGGTCACTCTGACGGACCATGATACCATCGAAGGCTGCCTGGAAATCGCCCATCTCGAGGATGTCTTCATCAGCGAGGAGGTGACCACCTATTTCCCGGAGGACCGATGCAAACTTCACGTGCTGACCTATGACATCACGGAAGTCCAGCATGATGAAATTTGCCGCATCCGGGATAGCGTATTTGACCTGGTCGCCTATTTAAACCAGGAACGGATCCTCCATGCTGTGGCCCATCCGATGTATGCGGTGAACGATCGACTCCAAGTGGCGCACTTTGAAAAGATGCTTCTGCTTTTCAAGCATTTTGAGTTAAACGGCGCCCGGGATGCCGTGCTAAACCAAATTATCAACCGGATTCTGGGAAACTTGACAAAAAGCCGGATTGAAGAACTGTCCGAGAAGCACGACCTGGCCCCGGCAGTGGACCGGCCTTGGGAGAAGGGGCTGACCAGCGGCTCAGACGATCATTCCGGGCTGTATCCGGGCACCGCTTATACGGAAGTGCCGGACGCCGAAACCCTGGACGCTTTTATGGCGGGCATCAAAAACCGAAGATCGCACCTTAATGTGCCCGGCGCGACCCCGCAGAGTTTGGCCCACAACATTTACAGCATTATCTATCAATTCTATAAAACCCATTTTCAGATCCAAAACCGGCTCCCTGACAAAAACGTACTGCAATTATATAACAACCTCCTGCTTCCCGCCTTCCAAAAGGAGGCGGCATGTGAGCCGGCACCCGAACAAAGCCGGACAAAAAACGGCACCTTTGATTTTTCCAATCCGTTTTCCACCTTCCTGCCCCATCAAATTATGGAAAAATCCGCTGGATTAATTTCAGAAGAACCAATACTTGCGCAATGCCTTAAATCCAGCCCCGACGGGGAACCTCAAAAGGATGCCGCCTGGTTTCGATACGCCCAAAAAACGACAGATGCCATCATTCGCGATTTTGCCGATGAAATTCTTTTCAAGCTGTTGGAAGCGGATATTTTTTACCTGCTAAATACCATATCCACCACCGCATCATTATATGCCATCCTGTCACCGTTTTTTATCGCTTACTCCATTTTCAGCCGGGACCGGCAGTTCAGCCACCGTTGTTTTTCCGCGATCAGCGGTGAGCCCGGCGATCCTGGGAAGGAAGAACAAAAGATCGCCCTTTTTACCGACACATTTAATGAAATCAACGGCGTGGCCGCGGTAATCAAAACCCAGGTCAAGGCGGCCCAAATCACCGGCAAACCCATGACCCTGATCACGTGTGACGAGTCTCAGGATGGCGCCGCCCATAGGGCTGCCTTCAGCCCCATCGGGCAATTTCAGCTGCCTGAATATCCGGAAATCAAGCTGTTCTATCCGCCGGTGCTGGAAATCGTCGATTACTGCTATCGGGCCGGATTCACCCATATTCATGCGGAAACCCCGGGCCCAGTTGGGCTGGCCGCACTCGCCGCGGCCCGCATACTAAACCTGCCCTTTCACGGCACCTATCACACCTCCCTGCCCCAAACCCTTCGGATGGTGACCGGAGATTCGCAGGTCGAAGAACTGGTCTGGAAGTATATTCTTTGGTTTTACGGGCAGATGGAGCGCATCTATGTCCCTTCCGCGGCCACTGCCGAAGAATTGGCGGAAAGAGGGATTGGCCGGCAAAAGCTCATCGTGCATCAATGGGGAGTGGATACAACTTTTTTTCATCCGGCCCGAAAAAACGGATTTATGGACCAGCAATACGGCGTGCCCGCTGATACACTTAAGCTGCTCTATGTGGGCCGGGTGTCCAAAGAAAAGAATCTGGAATTGCTGCCGCAGATCATGCGCCAGATTGCCGCGATGCGAAATGACATCCGCCTGATTGTGGTGGGGGACGGGCCTTATCTTAAAGAAATGAAAACACAGCTCGCGGAGATGCCGGTTATATTCACCGGTTATTTAACCGGCGACGCCCTGGCCCAGGCCTACGCATCAAGCGATGTGTTTATTATGCCCTCAACCACGGACACACTGGGTAATGTGGTCCTTGAAGCCCAGGCCTCGGGCCTTCCGGTCTTAGTCACCGACCGTGGCGGGCCCAAGGAGAACCTCCTTCCCGGCAAAACCGGATATATCGTGCCCGCAGATTCGGTTGACGGATTTGTCGAGCGCATTCTCCACATGGCTGAAAACCCCGAGCATCTGCAAAAACTCAAAGAAAGCGCTCGTCAGTATATGGAGCAGCGCTCCTTTGAAAACTGCTTTTTAAGATTTTGGAAGCGCGAGTGA
- a CDS encoding response regulator: MAHQRILIICNDRRVNQKLQQALSPLKLVIKTTETIEDALGVIEQEFFDIVLMEISLIGSVDALKYIIEREPRTNGVMITGPNEIESATEAMKSGATDFIVRDFPACEIRDRLELILRQDQIS; encoded by the coding sequence ATGGCACACCAACGTATTTTAATAATCTGCAATGACCGCCGGGTAAATCAAAAATTGCAACAAGCATTGTCCCCCTTGAAACTGGTCATAAAAACTACCGAAACCATTGAAGACGCTTTGGGAGTCATTGAACAAGAATTCTTCGATATAGTGCTTATGGAAATCAGCCTCATTGGCAGCGTCGATGCCTTGAAATATATCATTGAGCGAGAGCCCAGGACGAATGGCGTAATGATCACAGGACCTAATGAAATCGAATCAGCAACCGAAGCCATGAAAAGCGGTGCCACCGATTTTATTGTAAGAGACTTCCCCGCTTGTGAAATCCGGGATCGCCTGGAGCTAATTTTAAGGCAGGATCAGATATCGTAA
- a CDS encoding AURKAIP1/COX24 domain-containing protein: MGSVIKKRRKKMRKHKHRKLLARTRHQRKKG, translated from the coding sequence TTGGGCAGTGTGATCAAAAAGCGACGCAAAAAAATGCGCAAGCATAAACATCGAAAACTTTTAGCCAGGACGAGACATCAGCGAAAGAAGGGCTAA
- a CDS encoding DegQ family serine endoprotease — protein sequence MGTQKTLSPECKKVRRRLTMRFIRGNKKIKRYQKIIFSLLIVAIFLIAPALFWANETNASTAQISPQSFTKLSEKASSAVVNIRTVKTIESQPGQAFQYFFQGPQGNQQQLREFFEKFFGNLPQQQFQQRSLGSGFIIDTEGYIVTNYHVIKNADQIKVKLKNGKEYSAEIIGSDPPTDLALLKIDSDKKLPELELGNSDKMAIGQWVLAIGNPFGLEHTVTSGIISAKGRVIGAGPYDDFIQTDASINPGNSGGPLLNMKGEVIGINTAILAAGEGIGFAVPSSMAKDIVAQLKESGEVTRGWLGVGIQSLDKDLKAYYDVDHGVLVTRVFKGDPADKAGLESNDIITAVNGEKVDSARELSNKISNLSVGEKAKIKVYRDGDTKTFSVEIAKRDEAALHGKGAKEDKESANMGIAIANITPQLAEKLNINQDAGVIVVGVKAGSKADKAGIQKNDIITEINHQSVSSVADCQEIIKNVEEGDKVHLLINRPRRGLVVVTLTK from the coding sequence TTGGGAACCCAAAAGACTTTATCACCTGAATGCAAAAAAGTCAGAAGGAGATTGACAATGCGATTTATCCGAGGAAACAAAAAAATTAAACGTTATCAAAAGATCATTTTTTCTTTATTGATTGTTGCGATATTTCTTATCGCTCCAGCGTTATTTTGGGCGAATGAGACAAATGCATCGACAGCGCAAATCAGCCCGCAGAGCTTTACAAAACTCTCGGAGAAGGCAAGTTCGGCGGTGGTTAACATTCGGACGGTTAAGACTATCGAGAGTCAGCCGGGCCAGGCCTTTCAGTATTTTTTTCAGGGGCCCCAGGGCAATCAGCAACAATTAAGAGAATTTTTTGAAAAATTTTTCGGCAACCTGCCGCAACAGCAGTTCCAGCAAAGAAGTCTGGGCTCCGGATTTATTATAGATACAGAAGGCTATATTGTAACCAATTATCATGTCATCAAGAATGCCGATCAAATCAAGGTTAAACTAAAAAACGGCAAAGAGTATTCGGCAGAAATTATCGGCAGTGATCCCCCAACAGACTTGGCCTTACTTAAAATCGATTCGGACAAAAAGCTTCCAGAGCTTGAACTGGGAAATTCAGACAAAATGGCAATCGGACAATGGGTGCTCGCGATCGGCAATCCATTTGGGCTTGAACATACGGTTACCAGCGGCATTATCAGCGCAAAAGGCCGGGTGATCGGCGCCGGTCCGTATGATGATTTCATTCAAACCGATGCCTCCATTAACCCCGGAAACAGCGGTGGGCCACTCCTTAATATGAAGGGCGAGGTTATAGGCATCAATACCGCTATCCTGGCCGCTGGTGAAGGCATCGGTTTTGCCGTTCCCTCAAGCATGGCCAAGGACATTGTAGCCCAACTTAAAGAAAGCGGGGAAGTTACCCGGGGCTGGTTAGGTGTTGGCATTCAAAGTTTAGACAAAGATCTGAAGGCGTATTATGATGTCGATCACGGAGTCCTCGTTACCCGCGTATTCAAGGGAGATCCGGCAGACAAAGCCGGCTTGGAGTCCAATGATATTATTACCGCCGTTAACGGCGAAAAAGTTGACTCCGCGCGGGAGCTTTCCAATAAGATTTCTAACCTTTCTGTCGGGGAAAAGGCAAAAATTAAAGTTTACCGGGATGGCGATACTAAAACTTTCTCGGTTGAAATCGCAAAACGGGATGAAGCAGCGCTTCATGGAAAAGGGGCAAAGGAAGATAAGGAGTCGGCTAACATGGGGATTGCGATTGCAAATATTACCCCGCAGCTGGCTGAAAAGTTAAACATTAATCAGGATGCCGGTGTTATTGTGGTCGGTGTCAAGGCCGGAAGCAAGGCGGACAAAGCGGGTATCCAGAAAAATGATATTATTACTGAAATCAATCACCAGTCGGTCAGCTCAGTTGCTGACTGCCAGGAGATCATTAAAAATGTGGAGGAAGGCGACAAAGTTCATCTCCTTATCAATCGGCCCCGGCGGGGTCTGGTTGTTGTCACATTAACCAAGTAA
- a CDS encoding DUF192 domain-containing protein: MADTYYKRSRGLMYRDHLDYDKGMIFVYDKSSHRKFWMKNTNIALSIAFIDADGYITGIRQMKPHSLEIIASSQKVKYAVEANQGWFKKNSIESGGSVKFFKPINSYSLLPDN; this comes from the coding sequence GTGGCAGATACTTACTATAAACGCAGCCGGGGGCTTATGTATCGCGATCATCTCGACTATGATAAAGGCATGATATTTGTTTATGACAAGTCATCACATCGCAAGTTTTGGATGAAAAACACAAATATAGCCCTCAGCATCGCTTTTATTGATGCGGATGGCTATATTACCGGCATAAGGCAAATGAAACCGCACAGCCTTGAAATAATTGCCTCTTCTCAGAAGGTCAAATACGCCGTTGAAGCCAACCAAGGATGGTTTAAAAAAAATTCTATCGAATCAGGGGGAAGTGTAAAATTTTTTAAACCAATTAATAGTTATTCTCTACTGCCTGATAATTAA